The Mercurialis annua linkage group LG2, ddMerAnnu1.2, whole genome shotgun sequence genome contains a region encoding:
- the LOC126670370 gene encoding glycine-rich cell wall structural protein 1.0-like, whose amino-acid sequence MAISKTFLLLGFALAIVVLISARHLAADTVKSKENANVDGHGGNGNYGYGKGGQGSGKGEYGGGHGSGKGEYGGGHGSGKGEYGGGHGSGKGEYGGGHGSGKGEYGGGHGSGKGEYGGGHGSGKGEYGGGHGSGKGEYGGGHGSGKGEYGGGGYGKGYGSEKGGGHGSGKGEYGKGGGYGSGNNGGHGSGKGGYHGGADEAEN is encoded by the exons ATGGCGATCTCAAAgacatttcttcttcttggctTTGCATTAGCTATTGTAGTTCTTATCTCAGCTCGTCACCTTGCTGCTGACACTGTTAAAAGTA AGGAGAATGCAAATGTTGATGGGCATGGTGGAAATGGCAATTATGGATATGGAAAAGGCGGGCAAGGATCAGGGAAAGGCGAATATGGCGGAGGACATGGATCAGGTAAAGGCGAATATGGCGGAGGGCATGGATCGGGAAAAGGCGAATATGGCGGAGGGCATGGATCGGGAAAAGGCGAATATGGCGGAGGGCATGGATCGGGAAAAGGCGAATATGGCGGAGGGCATGGATCGGGCAAAGGCGAATATGGCGGAGGGCATGGATCGGGCAAAGGCGAATATGGCGGAGGGCATGGATCAGGAAAAGGCGAATATGGTGGCGGGCATGGATCAGGAAAAGGCGAATATGGCGGAGGTGGATATGGCAAAGGCTATGGATCAGAGAAAGGCGGAGGGCATGGTTCAGGAAAAGGCGAATATGGAAAAGGAGGTGGATATGGGAGTGGGAACAACGGTGGACATGGTAGCGGAAAGGGAGGTTACCACGGTGGGGCAGATGAAGCTGAAAACtag